AGTAACTGTAACTGTTCAGCCTATCGTAGTGAGCGCTACAACTTCCACTTTCTGCGGAACGGGCGCCACGACTACATTGAGCGTCACTCCGACAGATCCTTCAATAACCTACACCTGGACTGCACTGACGACTTCCGCGTCACTAAGCGCAACTACAGGAAACAGTGTTGATGCTACAGTTTCAGAAACTTCGGAATTTAAAGTTACAGCTACAACTACATTAGGTGGCTGTAGTGTTGATGCATTCTATTCCGTAGGAGTATATCCTTTGCCTACTGCTACAGTAACTACTTCAGCAACGGGCGTTTGTCCTGGAACAAGTGCTACCATCAATTCAGGATTGAGCGCCGGTAACTTTACCGCCGCATGTATCACTCCTGCTCCAAAAACTGCCCCCGGAACTGTTAATTACCTTGCTAATAACGGCGTTTTAACAACTGCACTTACTTCAGGTACAGCCGATGACGGTGGATGGGGTAACATTCCTTTAGGATTCTCATTTAACTTCTTTGGAACAAATTACACGAATGTAAACGTAGGTACTAATGCGGTACTTCAATTTGGAACTTACAATGCTACGGCACTTGGCGATTTTACAATCGGTGCCTTACCTAATACTGTAGATCCTCTTGGAGCAATATTTGCAGGGTCAAATGACTTACGTGTAGATCAGACAGGCGGAGCCGGTCCAGCTACCTATGTACGCTATTGGACAGAGGGGTATGCCCCAAACAGAAGGTTCGTTATTGAATACAATGTTTTTCAATGGACTTCCGGGTTAACATCAACCAATAGGCACAATGTTCAGGTAATTGTTTATGAAACGTTGGGTACGGTTGACATCATCGCAAAAGAGGTTCTGTCGACCAACAGCAAATCAATTGGTGTTAACAGTCCTACCGGTACGATCGGTGCGGCTGCACCAAATTGTACAACCAACGCCGTAAATTTCTGGTCTGGTACGACTGCTACAATTAGTGCAGCTTCACCACAGGCATGGAGATTTTCGCCACCATCAAACTATACTACAACATGGTTTGCCAATGGCGTTCAATTTGTAACTGGTACAAACCTTTTCAGCCAGGTTGTGTCACCTTCAGTGACCACTACTTATTCTATTACTTATACGAACCAGACTACATTATGTACTAATTCTCCAGGTTCTGCACAGGTAGTAATGTCAGTACTGGGTAATACGCCACCGACAGGTGTCAATACATTGTCAAGTTCGCCGACAGTTTGTGCTGGATTTACAGCGACGTTAAGTACAGATTATGCTGGTTCTACAGCGGGTCTTACCTATCAATGGCAATCTTCACCTGCTGGCGCGGGTACCTGGACAGATGTTCCTGGTGCTGTAGCTGATACCATGATTTCCAGCCCAATCAATGCGCCAACTGATTTCAGGCTTGGCATCTCATCTTGTGGCGGAACAGTAGGGTATACCAATCCGGTTACGGTTAATCTAACGAACAGTATTTCTTCAACAAGCGGCGCTACACGCTGCGGTGTGGGCACCGTAAGCCTTACTGCTTCAGGTACGCCGGGAGCCAGTATCAATTGGTATGCTGCTTCATCTGGTGGAACACCTTTATTTACAGGCTCTCCGTATACACCGTCACTATCAAGCACAGTTACTTATTACGTAGCTGCTGAAACTCCAGGCTGTACAAGCCCTAGGGTTGCTGTATCAGCTGTTGTTAACCCGGCGCCTGCTTTGACTTTGAGCAGTTCATCTGCTGATCTTTGCGTAGGCCAGACAAGCAGCACTGTTACAATCACTTCTAATGTAGCCGATTATAATAGCTACGTATGGAATCCTTCTACAGGAGTTTCCGGCAGTGAAATAACAGGATGGACATTCAGTCCTTCTGTTACAACTGTATATACGCTTACGGCTACTGAACCAGGAGGTTGTACTAACCAAGCCACTTTTACGGCTAACGTTGATGCGCTTCCTGTTGATGCTACAGCGGATTTGACTACAGTTTGTGCTGGATTTCCTGTTGCATTGTCCGCCTCTACAATTGTCCTTTCATCTGGCCCGGCTGTACTGCCGACCGGATATTGTTCTCCTGACAGCAGCGGTGGTGGCGGTTCGAACCCGATCACTTCTGTGGTATTCAATACTTTATCAAATACTGGTATTGTGCAAACAACACCGTTTTTCGACACTTATCCTGCTACAGGAACTACGACAACCACAGTAACTGCGGGTCAAACGTACAACCTTACAGTAAGTGCTGCTACCAGTATTTTATCTGTATGGATTGACTGGAACAGGAACGGCGATTTGGAGGATTCTGAATGGCAACAAGTCTGGACGAGTGCTTCTTCAGGTACTTTGCCTATTTTAGTTCCTTCCAATGCAGTTGGTGGTTACACGAAAATGAGGCTTCGTAGCCGTGGATCAGGTAATCCGAATGGCGCTTCAGACGATTGTAGTGCCTTCTTTAGCGGTACATCACAAGACTACACCATTAATGTGATCGGAGCGGTTGAAAAAACAGGCCTGGATTATAGCTGGTCACCTGGTGGTGCTACAACTCAGAATATTATCGTTAATCCAACTTCGACTACTACATATACTGTAACAGCAACTAACCCACTTACGGGCTGTTCTAACACTGACAGTATATTAATCAATGTTAATCCTATCCCGATTGCTCCTACAGGCGTAGATTCTTCACAGTGTGGAAATCAAGTGCCAACAGCTTCGGTATCGGATAACAATGCGTTCACCACACCAACATTCAAATGGTATGCTGATAACGTAACGACTACAGCTTTGCAAAGCAGTACTTCTACAACTTACACCACCGCAATCAATGCTACAACAACATTCTATGTATCTGTAGTAAATCCAGGCACTGGTTGTGAAAGTAGCAGGACTCCTGTAACCATTACCGTAAGCAATGCTGACGCTATTATGGCGTCACCTTCTTCTTCGACTGTATGTCCGGGGGGCAGTGTTTCTGTGAATGTAACCAGTACGAATTCTAACTATACTTATACGTGGACGGCTTTGCCTTCAACAGGTAGTGGTATTACAGGTTCGCTTTCGGGTGCAAGCAACAGTATAACTCCTACTTTATCTGGTACATATACTTATACTGTAAATGCAGTTGACGGACCATGTTCTACATTTACCACGTTTACCATCACCGCAACAGCAAACCCTGTACTCACAGCAGGCGCTGTACCTGCTGCGGTATGTAACAATGGTATCAGTACACTGACTGCTGCTCACCCTAGCCGTATTACGTTCTCTACTTCAACGGGTGCTGCTTTAGATCCTATGGTAGGTGCGACAGATGTTTTGACTACTGATAACGATGATACTCCAACAGCTGCTCCGGCCGCAATTGGATTTACATTTAACTTCAACGGTGTTGACTACAGTGATTACTCCGTTTCTCCGGATGGATGGATCTTGTTGGGCGCTGGTTCAGCTGTTGATGAGTTTTCAAACTCTGCTACAAGCACGGCAAATATTCCGAAACTTTATCCATACTGGGATGATATGGCAACAGGTACTGACGGTAACGTCAAAACCCTAGTAACCGGTTCGGCACCAAACAGGATTTTCATCGTGGAGTGGAATACGACCGTACCACGTAGCCTAGGGGGCGCTGCTAATGCAAAGTTCCAGGCTTGGTTGTATGAAACCAGCAACAAAATTGAATATCGTTATGGAACAATGTCTACCACTACAGGTTCTGCTACTGCAGGATATACTGTAAATGGTACAACTTTTAGTAACATTACTTTTACAAGTAACACTGAAAGCAAGACTACGGCCAATAATAACAATACAGGTGTCCCTGCAAGCGGAAGAATGTATACTTATCTTCAGGAGGCTTCTACAGTTACGTGGTCTCCATCGACAGACCTGTATACTGATGCAGGAGCGACAATTCCTTACGCCGGTCAGAATTTGGCAGTAGTTTATTCTAAGCCTGCTGTAACGACAACTTACACGGCAACTGCAACAGGACCTGCGCCTGCGAACTGTACGACAACTCAGAATGTTACGGTTACCAATAACTCTATCAATATTGCAGCCATCACTGGTGGTGCTAATGATTATTGTATCGGTTCTCCAGCGCTTGACTTTGATACTGCGACTCCGGGTGTTACATGGACTTCGTCCAACCCTGCAGTAGCAACTGTTGATGCTAGTGGAGTTGTAACTGCTTTAACTGCAGGTACTACTATCATTGGCGCTACAATCACCAACGCAGGATGTACAACTGTAGCCCCGAACCCTCAGACTGTTGTAATCAATGATCAGGTACAAATTGTATCTTTCACTGCTTCTCAGACTGTTGTTACGTTAGGAAACACTTCGTTTAACGTGAATGCTACCGGTACTGGATTGACTTATCAGTGGCAAGTTAATGAGGCTCCAGGCTTCACAGGTTTTGTGAATGTTGTCGATGACGCTATTTACAGCGGCGCTCAAACAGCTACACTTAACCTTACGGCCGTTCCGGCTTCATTTAATGGTAATTTATACCATGTGGTTGTTTCAGGTCTCGGAGTTTGTGCTCCTAAGACTTCTAACCCGGACTCTCCGTTAACAGTGGGTGATACGGGTATTACTACACATCCAACCGATGTGACAATTTGTGAGACTACCACGGTAGCTTCATTCTCGGTTGTTGCTTCAGGTGATGATTCAGGTGGTTACCAATGGCAAGAGCAGGTAGGTGGTACAGGGCCATGGACGAATATTACTAATGGTGGTATTTACTCAGGGGCTACTACGCCTACGCTATCGCTTTCCGGTTTGACAGTGGCTCAAAGTACTAACAAGTACAGGGCTGTTGTTACAGGAGCGGTTACTTCTGCCAATTCTAATCCCGCAACGCTTACGATCAACCAATCGATTACTGTACAAACTAATCCTTCGAATGCAAACGTTTGTTTCACAGGAGGTTCTGCAAGTTTCAGTTCTACGGCGACAGGTTTGATATCTTCACGTCAATGGCAGTATTCTACCAATGGAGTGAGTGGATGGGCAAGCGTTGTAAACGGTACTCCTGCCGGTGCTACTTATACTGGTAACACTACGGGAACATTAAATGTTACAACAACTGCTGCTACACCTACAACAGGTCACTACTACAGATTGTTCTACGATGCTCCACTTTGTGCTGATGCAAATTCTACTGCTGCGCAAATGATCATCTTCACGCCAAGTGCTACTTCTCCTGGAACTCAGAATTTCTGTGCAGGTGTTGCCACTTCAGCTATTCCTTTAACAGGCACCGGTACTACTTTTAATATTAGTGGTGGCGCGGCTATTGGTTTGGCTAATCAGACTGGTGTGACTTCAATCCCATCATTTACACCGATTGCGGGTACTGCAACTATTACAATCACTCCGATTGCGAGCGGCTGTACCGGTCCAAACACTACGTTTACAATCAATGTGAATGGATTACCTGGATCACCTACAACAGGGCCAACGGCTCCTGTTTGTGAGGGTAGCCCTTTAACGCTTACTTCTTCAACAGTGACAATTCCTGGGTATACCATGAATGGAAACAGCGGTGTAAGTTTTATTGATATCAGCGCTACTGGTACGTCAGTGACTGGAGCATTAGGCGATGATAGTGAGCATAACATTACTATGCCTGCTTTCACTTTCAACGGGACAGCATTTACTACTGCAAGGGTAGGTATGAATGGTGCGATTGTACTGGGTGCAACTACAGGAGAAGTTTCTTTCTCTAATGCGGCGCTTCCAAGTACTGCTCATACAGCCGGTAACGTATTCTTGGCTCCTTTCTGGGATGACCTTGACATACAAAGTGCTCCTACGATTAAGACACAGACTGTTGGTAACATCTTTATTATCCAATATACATCAGCAGATCACAATGATGTAGGTTTGGGAGACGGTATTACTTTCCAGGTACAATTGAACCTGACCTCAGGTGCTATTACTTATGTCTATCAAGATGTTAGTTTTGGAACAGGTGCTACAGGTCAGAATGCTGGTGCATCTGCAACAATAGGTATCCAGATGAGCAGCTCAAGCGCGGTTCAGTTCTCTAATAATACCGCAAGCCTTACAAATGGCCAAAGTATTACGTTTACTCCGAACAGTGCTTCTTACAGCTGGACTGGTCCTAACGGATTCAGCTCTAACCAACAGAATCCAACTGTTACTGCGACAGCATCTGCTGCAAATGCAGGAACATACACTTTAACAGTAACCAATGTAGCTACAGGTTGTCAAAAAGTTGTTACACAGAATGTAACAGTTACTCCTGCTCCAGCCGGAGGAACACTATCGAACCAAACGGCTTGTTACAACTCCACTCCTGACGACATCCTGCTTGCAGGAAGTGTTGGAAGTGTAGTGAAATGGCAGAAATCATCTGACCTGGCTTTCACAAGCCCCCAGGATATCGCCAACACAACCACTACATTGACGGGAGCTCAGGTGGGCAACATCACCGCTACCACTTACGTGAGGGCGGTTGTCCAAAGCGGAAGCTGTGGCACGACCAACTCTGCCGTGGCTACGATCACTCCGGGTAACCAGACCACATGGACTGTAGCCGGCGGATGGAGCAACGGTGCGCCAACCTCTACAAGTGCTGCTACCATCAACGGTAACTTCACTGCAGTGGCTGACCTTAACGCCTGTTCGTTGACGATCCAGAGCGGAACAGTTTCGTTCCCTGGTGGATTCGATGCTTACGTAAGCGGAAAAGTCAGCGTCAACGGAGGTACCATTACCTTCGAGGATGGATCTGACCTTGTTCAGACACGCAATGATGCCAACACAGGTAACATCAAGTATAAGAGGACAGCGAACCTGATCCGTCAGGATTACGTTTACTGGTCTTCACCGGTATCGGGACAACTGTTACAGCCGTTCTCACCGAACACGCTAAACACGCGTTTCTATACTCTTGATGAGTCTTCAAACGGCTTCTCACAGATCGCCTCACCGTCAACGACTTCGTTCGATGCGGCTAAAGGTTATATGATCCGTGCTGCCAACAACCACCCTGCGGTGCTTACCCCATGGACAGGAACCTTTACAGGAACCCCACGCAACGGAGAGTACACCATCCCTGTAACAGTGAACGGACAGGGCTACAACATGATCGGTAACCCTTACCCATCTACCGTTGATGCCGACCTGTTCCTTGCTGAGCCAGGAAACGCAGGTACGCTTTACTTCTGGACGCACATCAGCCAGGCTGCTGCCTCAGGGGCGAACTATGCGAGCTACAACACCTTCGGGGGAACCGCTGCGCAATCAGGAGGTTCTGCACCAACAGGTGCCATCCGCGGAGGCCAGGGCTTCATCCTGCTGAAATCATCAGCAAGTACGGCCAGGTTCACCAACGCGATGAGGACGGCTGAAGGCGGTGCCTTCTACCGAAATGCACAGACGGCTGAGAAACACCGTATGTGGTTCAACTTGAACACACCTGGACATGCGATGAACCAAATCCTTGTAGGTTACGCTGAAGGCGCTACCATGGGTGAGGATATCGCAATGGACGGTAAGTCTATCGAAGGCGGTTCATCGATCTCTACCTTGATCGGCAGTGACAATTATGTTATCCAGGCACGTTCGCTTCCATTCGTGGATACTGACGTGGTACCGATGGGCTTCACAGCCGCTACGGCCGGAACCTACATCATTGAGCTGGATCACGTAGACGGATTGTTCTCGGGCGACCAGAACATCTACCTGAAGGACAACCTTCTTGGGGTGACACACAACATCAAGCAGGGGGCTTACAGCTTCGCTTCTGCCGAAGGCACATTTGCCAACAGGTTTGAGGTGGTGTACCAGTCTTCACCGCTTGGGGTTGACACGCCAACATTCGATGCGAACAGCGTGGTGGTTTACAAAAACCAGGGCATGCTTCACATCAATTCAGGTAAGATCGTGATGTCAGGGGTGAAAATCTTCGACGTCCGCGGCAGGCTGATCTATGAGCGCGGTGCCATCAATGCCTCTGAGACCGTATTGAACGACCTTAGGGCAGAAGAGCAGGTACTGCTTGTTCAGATCACTTCCGTAGACAATGAGGTAGTTACCAAAAAGGTGGCTTACTAAGTTTCACTGAATATTAAATAAAAGAAACCTCCTGAGCAATCAGGAGGTTTTTTGTTTTTATAATGAATTGCTTGTTACTTCGGTTGTCAGTAAATGACTATATTTGAATTTTCGAAAAAATAATCGGAATGGAGCAAAAGAAAAGTGATGACTGGCTTTTTGAAATTACACCTAAAAATAATTTTTTCAAGCTGCATTTAAAAGAAGTCTGGCAATACCGGGACCTGCTAATGCTTTTTGTCAAGCGTGATATTGTCACACTTTACAAACAAACCATTTTGGGACCGCTATGGTATTTAATTCAGCCACTTTTTACTTCCGTAATATTCACAATAGTATTTAATAATGTGGCTGGGATTAAAACCGGTACCGTCCCCCCGTTTTTATTTAATCTTGCCAGTATTACAGCGTGGAATTATTTTTCGTCTTGTTTGCAGGCAACATCAGATACCTTTAAAACGAACGCCTCACTTTTTGGCAAAGTATATTTTCCCCGTATTATCATGCCGCTATCAATCGTGATGTCAAATCTTTTGAAGTTTTCCCTACAGTTAATTATCTTAATTGCTTTTTATGTATACTACGTTATCGATGGCTATCACATCCAACCAAACCCGACTGTCGTTTTTTTTCCGATAATCATCTTACTAATGGGCCTTCTTGGCCTGGGTTTCGGTATGATAATCTCATCTATGGTCACAAAATATCGTGACCTTACTTTTTTAGTCACCTTCGGCATCCAATTAATGATGTATGTCTCTGCTGTAAATTACCCCATTGCACTGATAAAAGCTAAAATGCCCGCTTTTTCCTGGATTGTCGAGTGGAATCCTATGGCGTATATTATTGAAACGACCAGATGGATGTTATTAAGTACAGGAAGTTTTTCGGTAAATGGAATTATCTATACTACAATCTTCAGCATTAGTACCTTTTTCGTTGGTTTACTAATTTTCAATAAAGCGGAGAAAAGTTTCATTGATACTGTATAATCCATCTTTTAAATGCAATCTGAAAGTAAAACAATCTTAGAAGTGAAGAATTTGTCCAAGCAATACAGGCTCGGAGAAGTAGGTACTGGCACAATCAGCCACGACTTGAATAGATGGTGGCATAAAATCAGAGGTAAAGAAGATCCCTTTTTAAGAATTGGAGAAAGCAATGACCGAAGCAAAAGAGGTTTGACAGAGTATGTCTGGGCACTGAAAGATATTGGTTTCGAAGTTAAGACAGGGGAAGTTGTTGGGATAATCGGAAAAAACGGCGCTGGCAAGTCAACCTTGTTAAAAATCTTATCCAAAGTTACCGCCCCCACCACCGGTAGCGTGAAATCGAACGGAAGGATAGCGTCACTACTCGAAGTAGGAACCGGTTTTCATCCTGAACTGACAGGACGGGAGAATATTTTCCTGAATGGAGCCATCCTGGGTATGACAAAAAAAGAAATTGCGTCGAAGCTAAGCGAAATCATCGAATTTTCAGGATGTCAGCGGTATGTGGACACTCCGGTCAAGCGATACAGCAGCGGAATGACCGTAAGGCTTGCATTTGCTGTGGCGGCTTTTCTCGAACCGGAAATACTGATTGTAGACGAAGTACTTGCGGTAGGCGATGCGGAATTTCAAAAGAAAGCATTAGGGAAAATGCAGGATATTTCGCAAGGAGCCGGAAGGACTGTGTTGTTTGTAAGTCATAACATGGCAGCGGTCAAAACACTCTGCACCCGTGCAATCGTGATGGAGCACGGTAAAATTAAGTATGATGGAAACATCGAATCAGCACTTCAACTCTATGCTGAAAATTCATATGGAAGAGAGAGTGAATTGGTTTTTGATAACAACCTCGTACGGCAGGGAAGTGGAAAAATACGATTTACTTTTTTTAAGATAACCAATATTGAGGGCTTGGGCACAAGGGAATTTTCAATAGGTGATGATCTGGTCCTGACTTTCGGGATCAGGAATTTTTCCGCCGAAGTGAAATCGGAAGTAGGAATTCAGGTAAAAACTGCTGATGATGTGCCAATATTTCATATCATGGCCCGTGATTCTAACTACGAATTGAATCACACCCAAGTCAACGAAGAATACGCCATTGTAATCAATGATTTACGCTTATTTCCGGGTGTTTACACAATTAGTATTACAAGCGCCAATACTACCGGGCACGAGATTCATGACTTTATTGAAAATGTTGTCTCTTTTGAGGTCGTGGATGGCGGAAACTATACAGTAAGGAATCTCCCTAAATCCTTTGGATTGTTTTTTCTCAATCCCGAATGGAAGAAAATTGCGTTATGAAATTCAGATACATCCTCAAAAAAATATGGGGCAAGCGCCATATCCGTCAGGAAGCAACGGCTGTCGGTCAGCTGTTTCCCAATGTAAATCTGATGAAGAACACGATTGTAAGCGGCGTCAATGACATTGGTGAGTACACCTATATTGGTTTTAACTGCATCGTGACAAATGCAAAAATCGGGCGTTATTGTTCTATTGCCAATAACGTGAGCGTTGGTGTGGGAGAGCACAGGATCAATCGGGTCTCAACCTCTTCTTTGTTTTATTCCAATCCGTTCGAAACGCTCACAGAAGGAAATTGTGTTATCGGCAACGATGTCTGGCTGGGTTCGAATGTCGTGGTCAGGCGTGGTGTAATAATCGGCGATGGGGCTATTGTTGGCGCAAATTCATTCGTAAATAAAAACGTAAGGCCTTATGAAATTGTTGGCGGCGTTCCTGCAAAGACGATACGTATGCGTTTTTCTGAGGAACAGATAGCCATAGTCTCACGATCGAAATGGTGGGAGCAAAATCCGGATGGAGCAAAAACCGCCATCAGTGCCTTAGAAAAAACAGGGTTATTTGAAACAGATGATTGATAAGTCAGCTAAAATATTTATTACAGGACATACGGGGATGTTAGGGTCAAGGCTGCTGAGTGTTCTCAAAAATGATGGATACACATCACTCATTACTGCCACACATACCGAACTAGACCTTACGGACCAGCAGTCGGTAAACCGATTTTTTGCAAAAAACAAGCCGCTTTACGTTATTCACATTGCAGCGAAGGTGGGCGGGATAAACGCAAACATCAATGCTCCGGCTTCGTTTCTTTATGACAACCTGATGATGCAGGCGAACGTTATCGACGCTTCACGCCGAAATGATGTGAAAAAATTTATATTTATTGCAAGTTCCTGCATTTATCCAAGGGATTCGCCACAGCCAATGAAAGAGGAATATCTTCTTGACGGCAAGCCGGAGCCCACTAATGAGGGGTACGCGATTGCGAAAATCACCGGGGTAAAAATGTTGGAAACGTACAGGAAGCAATATGGATTTAACGGAGTCAGCCTTATTCCGAGCAATCTTTACGGACCCAATGACAGTTTCGACCTTGCCCATTCACATGTGTTGTCTTCGTTGGTAAAAAGATTTTGTGATGCCAAAAAACAAGGATTGAATTCGGTAACCTTGTGGGGTACTGGTGTTGCCAAAAGAGAATTCCTGCATGTTGATGATTTCGCAGCTGCGATTTTGTATTTTTTTGAAAGGGATATCCCGTACGATTATATGAACGTTGGAACTGGAACAGATATCAGTGTAAAGGAACTTGCTGCTGTTATTGCACAGAAAACTGATTTTACAGGAAGCATCAAGTGGGATTCTTCCAAGCCTGATGGAATGTTGCGGAAATGCATGGACATTTCAAAAATGGAAGGCCAAGGTTTTTCGCCGAAAATTGACCTCACAGATGGAATTGAACAAGTAATTATGAACTATAAAAAGTCACAGGGATGAAGATTCCACTAATGCGAAATGCATTCATCAATGAAGCCGAAACCAAGAAGGCGCTGGCACATTTTATTCTCAATGCGGAACGACTCAGCATGGACGTAGAGTGCCTTGGTTTCGAAACGAAATTCGCAGCCTACCAGCAGGCAAAAAACGCTGTTCTTTTTAATAGCGGAGGAAGTGCGAACCTTGCCTTATTGCAGGCATTGAAAAATCTTGGCAGGCTTAAAGATGGCGATCGCGTGGCTTTTTCGGCGCTGACATGGTCTACCAACACCATGCCGATCATCCAGCTCGGACTAGTACCTGTCGCATTAGATTGCAACCCTGCGACGCTGAACACGATGTCTGAGCATCTTTTAGAACGGCTCGAAACAGACGACATTGCCGCCTTCTTCGCGACCAATATACTTGGTTTCACCGGCGATATGGATGTAATACAGGCCATTTGCATGGAAAAGGATATTATCCTGATTGAAGACAATTGTGAATCTTTAGGAAGTGAAATGAACGGAATCAAGGCGGGTAATTTTGGGATAGCCAGCACGTTTTCCTTTTTCGTTGCCCATCACATGTCAACTATTGAAGGAGGCATGGTTTGTACCTCAGATGATGCGCTGTCTGAAATGTTACGGATTGTGAGGGCTAACGGATGGGATAGAAATTTATCGGCAGAACAGCAGCAGAGATGGCGTGAAAAATTTGACATCGGCTCTGAATTTCAGGCCAAGTACACCTTTTATGACCTCGGGTACAACCTCCGGCCCACAGAAATTACCGG
The nucleotide sequence above comes from Flavobacterium magnum. Encoded proteins:
- a CDS encoding ABC transporter ATP-binding protein, giving the protein MQSESKTILEVKNLSKQYRLGEVGTGTISHDLNRWWHKIRGKEDPFLRIGESNDRSKRGLTEYVWALKDIGFEVKTGEVVGIIGKNGAGKSTLLKILSKVTAPTTGSVKSNGRIASLLEVGTGFHPELTGRENIFLNGAILGMTKKEIASKLSEIIEFSGCQRYVDTPVKRYSSGMTVRLAFAVAAFLEPEILIVDEVLAVGDAEFQKKALGKMQDISQGAGRTVLFVSHNMAAVKTLCTRAIVMEHGKIKYDGNIESALQLYAENSYGRESELVFDNNLVRQGSGKIRFTFFKITNIEGLGTREFSIGDDLVLTFGIRNFSAEVKSEVGIQVKTADDVPIFHIMARDSNYELNHTQVNEEYAIVINDLRLFPGVYTISITSANTTGHEIHDFIENVVSFEVVDGGNYTVRNLPKSFGLFFLNPEWKKIAL
- a CDS encoding DegT/DnrJ/EryC1/StrS family aminotransferase; protein product: MKIPLMRNAFINEAETKKALAHFILNAERLSMDVECLGFETKFAAYQQAKNAVLFNSGGSANLALLQALKNLGRLKDGDRVAFSALTWSTNTMPIIQLGLVPVALDCNPATLNTMSEHLLERLETDDIAAFFATNILGFTGDMDVIQAICMEKDIILIEDNCESLGSEMNGIKAGNFGIASTFSFFVAHHMSTIEGGMVCTSDDALSEMLRIVRANGWDRNLSAEQQQRWREKFDIGSEFQAKYTFYDLGYNLRPTEITGFLGQYQMQFLDENIQKRETNYLRIEQSVQRNPDFLMLNHDHISRLSTFAFPFVCKTAALRNSYLERFTRAGVEIRPMIAGNMQKQPFYKKYVNQLFPLPGADIMHENGFYCGNYPELTEDDLQLIENLLKIT
- a CDS encoding GDP-L-fucose synthase family protein, encoding MIDKSAKIFITGHTGMLGSRLLSVLKNDGYTSLITATHTELDLTDQQSVNRFFAKNKPLYVIHIAAKVGGINANINAPASFLYDNLMMQANVIDASRRNDVKKFIFIASSCIYPRDSPQPMKEEYLLDGKPEPTNEGYAIAKITGVKMLETYRKQYGFNGVSLIPSNLYGPNDSFDLAHSHVLSSLVKRFCDAKKQGLNSVTLWGTGVAKREFLHVDDFAAAILYFFERDIPYDYMNVGTGTDISVKELAAVIAQKTDFTGSIKWDSSKPDGMLRKCMDISKMEGQGFSPKIDLTDGIEQVIMNYKKSQG
- a CDS encoding ABC transporter permease, with translation MEQKKSDDWLFEITPKNNFFKLHLKEVWQYRDLLMLFVKRDIVTLYKQTILGPLWYLIQPLFTSVIFTIVFNNVAGIKTGTVPPFLFNLASITAWNYFSSCLQATSDTFKTNASLFGKVYFPRIIMPLSIVMSNLLKFSLQLIILIAFYVYYVIDGYHIQPNPTVVFFPIIILLMGLLGLGFGMIISSMVTKYRDLTFLVTFGIQLMMYVSAVNYPIALIKAKMPAFSWIVEWNPMAYIIETTRWMLLSTGSFSVNGIIYTTIFSISTFFVGLLIFNKAEKSFIDTV
- a CDS encoding CatB-related O-acetyltransferase, with product MKFRYILKKIWGKRHIRQEATAVGQLFPNVNLMKNTIVSGVNDIGEYTYIGFNCIVTNAKIGRYCSIANNVSVGVGEHRINRVSTSSLFYSNPFETLTEGNCVIGNDVWLGSNVVVRRGVIIGDGAIVGANSFVNKNVRPYEIVGGVPAKTIRMRFSEEQIAIVSRSKWWEQNPDGAKTAISALEKTGLFETDD